Proteins from a single region of Vibrio sp. DW001:
- the fghA gene encoding S-formylglutathione hydrolase, with translation MTIENISVNKSFGGWHKRYSHHSKVLNCQMQFAIYLPPQASNGEKVPVLYWLSGLTCTDENFMQKSGVQSLASELGIAIVAPDTSPRGGDVADVDSYDLGKGAGFYLNATQEPWSRHYHMYDYVLEELPQLIESTFPVTNKRSIAGHSMGGHGALVIALRNAGAYQSVSAFSPICHPSITPWGKKAFSAYLGRDTKEWREYDASILLGEAVDFVPALVDQGVADEFLNEQLKTEYLDSVATEKGYPLKVNYREGYDHSYYFIASFIENHLRFHAEYLSK, from the coding sequence GTGACGATTGAAAATATCAGCGTGAATAAGAGTTTTGGTGGCTGGCATAAACGCTATAGCCACCATTCCAAAGTACTAAATTGTCAGATGCAATTTGCTATCTATTTGCCACCACAGGCGTCAAATGGTGAGAAAGTTCCGGTTCTGTATTGGCTGTCGGGATTGACCTGTACCGATGAAAATTTTATGCAGAAATCGGGAGTACAATCTCTGGCGTCTGAGCTTGGGATCGCGATCGTTGCGCCAGATACAAGCCCGCGTGGTGGTGATGTGGCTGATGTAGATAGCTACGATCTTGGTAAAGGTGCGGGTTTCTATCTTAATGCTACCCAAGAACCGTGGAGTAGACATTATCATATGTATGACTATGTGCTTGAAGAGCTGCCACAGTTGATCGAATCGACGTTTCCAGTGACAAATAAGCGTTCGATCGCAGGGCACTCGATGGGCGGCCACGGTGCACTTGTTATTGCACTGCGGAACGCGGGTGCCTACCAATCCGTATCGGCGTTTAGTCCCATCTGTCATCCGTCAATAACGCCATGGGGTAAAAAGGCTTTTTCTGCCTATCTTGGGCGAGATACAAAGGAATGGCGTGAGTATGATGCGAGTATTTTACTTGGCGAGGCAGTCGACTTTGTACCTGCTTTGGTTGACCAAGGTGTAGCGGATGAGTTTCTAAATGAACAATTGAAGACGGAATATTTAGACTCTGTTGCTACGGAAAAAGGGTACCCGTTAAAAGTTAATTACCGTGAAGGCTATGATCATAGCTATTATTTTATCGCGAGCTTTATTGAAAACCATTTACGTTTTCACGCGGAATATCTTAGTAAGTAG
- a CDS encoding alkaline phosphatase has product MKLKTIALATITALAGSNYVMAAPDFAQAQAETIRPKNVIIFIGDGMGLGQIEIARHMEYGKDGSHFIESLPNVALVKTYSANNQVTDSAAAGTAIATSVKTNNSAIGVDPQGVEVDSVLDDFKKAGRKVGVISTNTVTDATPAAFTASVADRYQGQPAAARQMLEHEYDVLLGGGSKYFGPKKQDGVDLLPKFEETGYTIVKDKDQLAAIKGADKLLGLFNPTYMNYKLDRDDLNSNEPSLELMTEKAIDVLKKDKDGFFLMVEGARIDHAAHAADITGVWQEFMEFDRTIEQTVNWAKDRNDTLIVVLADHETMGLSVTEPMDIAGLKNITVSPEFMAGKLVKAADGKSFEPDSIKAVFKEYAGFEVTDEQVAELNSHVMGKKGKLKYQYKLGWEIGSMVAAHYQAGAIDRAVREASSTGGHSANMIPLFATGPGSQYFEGVLNNTDVPKLIRSLTQK; this is encoded by the coding sequence ATGAAATTGAAAACCATCGCTTTAGCCACAATTACCGCATTGGCAGGCTCTAACTACGTTATGGCCGCACCAGATTTTGCACAAGCTCAAGCAGAAACGATTAGACCCAAAAACGTCATTATTTTTATTGGTGATGGGATGGGTTTAGGACAAATTGAAATCGCTCGTCATATGGAATATGGCAAAGACGGTTCTCATTTCATTGAATCATTACCCAATGTTGCTTTAGTTAAAACGTATTCAGCAAATAATCAAGTCACCGATTCCGCCGCCGCTGGTACTGCCATTGCAACAAGCGTGAAAACAAACAACAGCGCTATTGGTGTTGATCCTCAGGGCGTTGAAGTTGATAGCGTTCTCGATGACTTCAAAAAAGCAGGTCGAAAGGTTGGGGTCATATCAACCAATACGGTGACGGATGCGACACCAGCGGCATTTACAGCAAGTGTTGCTGACCGTTATCAAGGCCAACCGGCTGCGGCACGTCAAATGCTAGAGCATGAGTATGACGTTTTATTAGGTGGCGGTTCAAAGTATTTTGGTCCTAAAAAACAAGATGGTGTCGATTTATTGCCAAAATTTGAAGAAACGGGCTATACCATCGTAAAAGATAAAGACCAGCTCGCGGCTATTAAAGGCGCGGACAAACTTTTAGGTCTATTCAATCCAACCTATATGAATTATAAATTGGATCGTGATGACTTAAATAGTAACGAACCAAGCTTAGAATTGATGACCGAAAAAGCGATAGATGTCCTTAAAAAAGATAAAGATGGATTCTTCCTTATGGTTGAAGGTGCTCGAATTGATCACGCCGCACATGCCGCCGATATTACCGGTGTCTGGCAAGAATTTATGGAGTTTGACCGCACTATCGAACAAACCGTAAATTGGGCTAAAGATCGCAATGACACACTAATTGTTGTATTAGCCGACCATGAAACCATGGGCTTATCTGTTACCGAACCAATGGACATTGCAGGTTTAAAAAACATCACTGTTTCACCTGAATTTATGGCAGGAAAACTCGTTAAAGCGGCCGATGGAAAAAGTTTTGAACCCGATTCAATTAAAGCCGTATTCAAAGAATATGCAGGCTTTGAAGTGACCGATGAACAAGTTGCTGAATTAAATTCTCACGTAATGGGTAAGAAAGGGAAGTTGAAATATCAATACAAACTCGGTTGGGAAATTGGGTCAATGGTCGCAGCTCACTACCAAGCCGGTGCTATCGATCGTGCTGTCAGAGAAGCCTCTAGCACTGGTGGTCACTCAGCGAACATGATTCCATTGTTCGCGACAGGTCCTGGTTCTCAGTACTTCGAAGGTGTATTAAACAATACAGATGTACCTAAGTTAATTCGTAGCCTTACTCAGAAATAA
- a CDS encoding choice-of-anchor I family protein, translating to MQFKNRFILALSMTLLAACTSTNSNNPKSSSKLGIQCKPHSRVENTEMAIKGLTLVGTHISNARFDKSAAEIVSYDNCTDSLYVVNAQAAQVDVLSLNQDAKPINNGVIDLQSAALHSGLNIGAANSVTTHGGLVAIAVENKTKQQNGIIALYRSDTLELINTYTAGALPDMVSFSKDGRYLASANEGEPNSDYSVDPEGSVTLVDLSDGPMNANVTQINFRAFNSENSRFNEVSETVRISAPNASVAQDLEPEFLTFADNGKLYVALQENNAIAVIDVANAEIDEIFGLGGKSWSNAQLDASNKDKKAGNFKSYPMLEGLYMPDSITSYTINGKTYILTANEGDGREYGFDTTQKNCDIKSYQWDEDDFSNTDKYDSAEGFCIAYVDEVRGKNLNIDENHPLSVALKDKTQLGRLKILNDKNISQGKAISFDETVYTYGARSFSIFSESGRLVYDSGDEFARIALRENGEYFNSTNDSNQSGDDRSDDKGSEPEAIETANINNRQYAFIGLERQGGIMIYDVSNPEKPTFNHYVNNRHYSEGVCTTIDDGNCDNGKYNVKAGDLGPESIKYFQRNGQHYLAVGNEVSGTTSVYRMEF from the coding sequence ATGCAATTCAAAAACCGATTCATATTGGCTTTATCAATGACACTGTTGGCTGCATGTACTTCAACAAACAGCAATAATCCGAAGAGCTCATCCAAGTTAGGTATTCAGTGCAAACCACATTCAAGAGTCGAAAATACCGAGATGGCGATTAAAGGTTTAACTTTAGTTGGAACCCATATTTCCAACGCTCGCTTTGACAAATCAGCCGCAGAAATAGTGAGCTACGATAACTGTACTGATTCCCTATATGTGGTTAATGCACAAGCTGCACAAGTGGATGTCTTATCGCTCAACCAAGATGCGAAGCCTATAAATAATGGTGTGATTGATTTACAAAGTGCAGCACTCCATTCAGGTTTAAACATCGGCGCAGCTAACAGCGTAACGACACACGGCGGTTTAGTGGCCATCGCCGTCGAGAATAAAACCAAGCAGCAGAACGGTATCATTGCCCTATATCGGTCTGACACTTTAGAACTAATCAACACCTACACCGCGGGTGCATTACCCGATATGGTGAGCTTTTCAAAAGACGGTCGTTATCTAGCTTCCGCTAATGAAGGTGAACCAAACTCTGATTACAGCGTTGATCCAGAAGGCAGCGTCACACTTGTCGATTTAAGTGATGGGCCAATGAATGCCAATGTTACTCAAATTAATTTCCGAGCATTTAATTCAGAAAACTCACGTTTTAACGAAGTGTCGGAAACGGTTCGAATTTCAGCACCAAATGCCTCTGTTGCTCAAGACTTAGAACCCGAATTCTTAACGTTTGCCGACAACGGTAAGTTATATGTCGCGCTTCAAGAGAACAATGCGATCGCGGTAATTGATGTAGCAAACGCGGAGATCGACGAAATTTTTGGCCTTGGCGGGAAATCATGGTCCAACGCTCAATTGGATGCCTCTAATAAAGATAAGAAGGCGGGAAACTTCAAAAGCTATCCGATGTTAGAAGGGCTATACATGCCTGATAGCATCACCAGTTACACTATCAACGGCAAAACCTATATTTTAACTGCTAATGAAGGTGACGGTCGAGAGTATGGATTTGATACCACCCAAAAAAACTGCGATATAAAAAGCTATCAATGGGATGAAGATGATTTTTCAAACACGGATAAATACGATTCGGCAGAAGGATTTTGCATTGCTTATGTAGACGAGGTCCGGGGCAAGAACTTAAACATCGACGAAAACCATCCCCTTTCTGTGGCACTTAAAGACAAGACGCAACTGGGGCGTTTAAAGATCCTCAACGACAAGAATATCTCGCAAGGCAAAGCTATTTCCTTTGATGAAACAGTATATACGTACGGTGCTAGGTCGTTCTCTATTTTTAGTGAATCGGGTCGTCTTGTATACGACAGCGGTGATGAATTTGCTCGCATCGCACTGCGTGAAAATGGCGAATATTTTAATAGCACAAACGATAGTAACCAAAGTGGTGACGATCGTAGTGACGATAAAGGCTCAGAACCAGAAGCGATCGAAACCGCAAATATAAACAATCGCCAGTATGCCTTTATAGGTTTAGAACGTCAGGGGGGCATTATGATTTACGACGTAAGTAACCCAGAGAAGCCAACGTTTAATCACTATGTCAATAATCGACATTACAGTGAAGGAGTATGTACAACAATAGATGACGGCAATTGTGACAACGGAAAATACAATGTGAAAGCAGGGGACTTGGGACCAGAATCGATTAAATATTTCCAACGAAATGGACAACATTACTTGGCCGTTGGTAATGAAGTGAGTGGCACAACCTCTGTTTATAGAATGGAGTTTTAG
- the ggt gene encoding gamma-glutamyltransferase, whose amino-acid sequence MYNKTITSVGLFFLSINANATSQVADSVAPELTSKVTAKQAVVANDYMVAAANPLAAHAGYEVLKSGGNAADALVAIQTVLGLVEPQSSGLGGGAFLVYYDAKSKKITTFDGRETAPLAARPELFQDENGKPLKFYDAVVGGRSVGTPGTVKLLATMHEKYGQKSWSELFVPATKMATDGFTVSERLASSIANDKERLSRYPDTKAYFFTSDGQPLAQGSTLKNPAYAKTLSTLAKEGESAFYQGQIAKDIVAKVTSITDNPGYLSQADFINYAVVERETTCAPYRQYDICGMGPPSSGALTVGQIMGISSHFDLSAMGPEDPVSWQIIGDASRLAFADRGRYMADADFVPVPEGLVDPDYLASRSSLIKKGSALATVTAGNPPWANKIALADDQSIELPSTTHLVIADKEGNIVSMTSTVENGFGSRVMSNGFILNNELTDFSFATYKDGYPIANRLEPGKRPRSSMAPTIVMKQGQPYMAVGSPGGSRIIGYVAQTLIAHLDWGMDIQQAIDMPHMVNRFGTYDLEQGTSAESFKEPLEKMGFKVNIRDLNSGLHAILFKDGKLIGGADPRREGVALGD is encoded by the coding sequence GAGTTAACCAGCAAAGTAACGGCTAAACAGGCTGTCGTTGCCAATGACTATATGGTCGCAGCAGCAAACCCGTTGGCCGCTCACGCGGGTTATGAGGTACTGAAAAGTGGGGGTAATGCTGCCGACGCTTTAGTCGCAATACAAACCGTATTGGGCTTAGTTGAACCACAATCTTCTGGGTTGGGCGGTGGTGCCTTTTTGGTTTACTACGATGCAAAATCTAAAAAAATCACCACGTTTGATGGCAGAGAAACGGCTCCTTTGGCTGCTCGTCCCGAACTTTTTCAAGACGAAAATGGTAAGCCTTTAAAATTTTACGACGCCGTTGTCGGCGGCCGCTCTGTTGGTACGCCCGGCACGGTAAAGTTACTCGCGACGATGCATGAAAAGTATGGACAAAAGAGTTGGTCTGAGCTATTTGTGCCAGCAACAAAAATGGCAACAGACGGATTTACCGTGTCAGAACGACTGGCCTCTTCTATTGCAAATGATAAGGAGCGCTTGAGCCGCTATCCAGACACCAAAGCTTATTTCTTCACATCAGATGGGCAACCTCTTGCACAAGGTAGCACACTAAAAAATCCAGCCTATGCGAAGACACTATCAACGCTAGCAAAAGAAGGGGAAAGTGCCTTTTATCAAGGTCAAATAGCCAAAGATATCGTAGCGAAAGTAACCAGCATTACCGATAACCCAGGCTATCTATCTCAAGCCGACTTTATTAACTACGCCGTTGTAGAACGAGAAACCACCTGTGCTCCATATCGGCAATATGACATCTGCGGCATGGGACCACCAAGTTCTGGTGCCCTCACTGTCGGCCAAATTATGGGCATCTCAAGCCATTTTGACTTAAGCGCAATGGGACCTGAAGATCCTGTTTCATGGCAGATAATAGGGGATGCTTCTCGGTTAGCCTTTGCTGACCGAGGACGTTATATGGCAGACGCAGATTTTGTACCCGTTCCTGAAGGGTTAGTGGATCCTGATTACCTTGCTAGCCGATCTTCGTTGATCAAAAAGGGCAGCGCATTAGCGACGGTTACGGCAGGAAATCCACCATGGGCGAATAAAATCGCCCTAGCCGATGATCAGTCCATTGAGTTACCAAGCACAACGCATCTAGTGATTGCGGACAAAGAGGGTAACATCGTCTCAATGACCAGTACCGTCGAAAATGGCTTTGGTTCGAGAGTGATGAGCAACGGCTTTATTCTCAACAATGAATTGACAGACTTTTCTTTTGCCACCTATAAAGATGGCTATCCCATTGCGAACCGACTCGAACCGGGGAAGCGCCCTCGTTCTTCTATGGCGCCGACGATCGTGATGAAACAAGGGCAACCTTATATGGCCGTTGGTTCTCCGGGAGGTTCTCGCATTATTGGCTACGTCGCACAAACATTGATCGCACACCTAGATTGGGGAATGGATATTCAACAAGCTATCGACATGCCGCATATGGTGAATAGATTCGGTACCTATGACCTTGAACAAGGAACATCCGCAGAAAGCTTTAAAGAACCATTAGAGAAAATGGGATTCAAAGTCAATATCCGCGACCTTAACTCCGGTCTTCATGCCATTTTATTTAAAGACGGCAAATTGATAGGGGGTGCAGACCCTCGTCGTGAAGGCGTGGCTTTAGGTGATTAA